The sequence GTCAAAGGGAAGAGAGCTCTGTTGGCTGTTAGAAGTGCATGTCTGTATgcttgtatttttttctatgCCATCACAACGCACCTTAACCTCCATGCTCAGCTCGGAGGACACCATTGGAGATCTGAAGAAGCTCATTGCTGCACAGACAGGAACGCGGCACGATAAGATTGTATTGAAGAAATGGTGAGATGCTTATCTTTCCACATTTTTTAGCAGTTAATTGCTTGTGCTACTGTCCTCTGTTAACAGATGAATGTTCTTCACCTGTTTCCTCAGGTACACCATATTCAAGGACCACGTGTCGCTCGGTGACTGTATCCTTTCCAACCCTCTTTCCTGCTGGTTTCTGCCATCAATCTAACAGTTTTTAGACATTCACAGAGGTCTATTTACACCTCATACATAGATGGCTCGTTGTTTATAGTTCGTCCCTCTCTTCTTGTTCCATTTTTCAGAATTTTAAGTCTAACAATCGGAGCATTTTACAAACGAACATGCTGTGAAATTTGGACTTAGTCGTACAGTGAGACAGAGAATTTGAGGGTGGATAACGACTTACAAATGAAACATtagccgcattcccactgtaggaaccttctgcagttcctagaaccttttcaggagcggggccgttttttccctcattcgcacatacaggaactggggaccacggccctcagttcctggaaccatttcagctccttctcctcagctgggtctgttctggtttccataggaacacatctgacggaggtgtttggtggtcggtagctccgccccttgtcatgttgtcaggctgaaatgtttcctcataccacacggacacaaccttggcgtgtttaataagttaaacctccacgtggtctcctttgtctgcggcgctctgctctccttccttcatgaaaccaagaagtatggcctgcgctccatcctgcgtctcctgactctctctgtgagctcttccagcctccatgttagacgccccatgtgatggtccatgattaatatcaccgtcatgcagaccatgaacgcGGTGGCCttcccgctctccatgttagtgtcttggtggtgtttttttcttctctccttacttttaccgggttttgttttgttctgttttgttgttttgtggcgctaaagtatcacgccgctgtcgcagacggctgcggcGCATCGGTCTCTatcaggtccgactcatgtgggaatgcagactgaaacagttccgctggggaagggcggctatcagaacgaaattcgaggtggaccgttcttagagcggctctgtccgaatgcggctaatgtaGCAGGACAAAAAATACTAGACAGTTTATTGTTCTTCatgaccttaaagggacagttcgcgtcttttgacatgaagctgtatgacatcccgtatcagcaacatcatttatgaacatcttcttaccccctgctgcgtcctgtgagcagagttccagcctcgttttggtgttgatgaaggtagtccggctagttggctggggtttaaaaaataaagcgttttgcttctcagaacaatatgcgttcaacagagtaatacatttgcatcacaaaatcgttctccaggaaaaagtcagagctcacaatctcttggccctattttctctcccttcgtatcactgccaaAAACacacgccaaaacgaggctggaactctgctcacaggacgcagcagggggtaagaagatgttcataaatgatgttgctgatatgggatgtcatacagcttcatgtcaaaagaggcgaactctccctttaaaACGGAGGCCATGGCAAAGGCTACTTAAGTGACCTACCGTATACCTGTTCGGTGGCCTGTAACTGGTTTTATTAGCGTGTGGAGAGCTGATGAATGTTGAACTACATTCACTTGTGCTGAAACTACTGCAACAGGGTGAAGAGGGAAAGAACTGCAGGAAACGGGCTTTCAGAGCGTTTCTCTGCTTGTCCTCTGGTTTCTTCTAATGCTTTTCACGTGTTCTATGGAAGTAAATTTCTATCGTTTGCAATCACAGAAGAGCCGTTGATCTTAACTGGACTCCTCAGATGAAATCCACGATGGGATGAACCTGGAGTTGTACTACCAGTAGACGGGAGGTGGACCAAAAGTCAAAGATACTCAGACACACACCAGATGGAATCTGTTGCTGGAAACCACGACGGACGCCATCCACAGAGCAGAAAACACCTGCTTTACATAGATCTGAGTTTTAgctgttgatttatttttttcttccttttttttgggAAGGATATGTTGTTGCtctgcagttattttgttttaatattttggaAATAAATCTGAGAAACCCACGAGATTGATTTCTGGTCGTTTTTGACCTGAGCTGAAATTCTTCTGGCATTGGTAACTCTGCTCCAAATGAAGCATTTTAGTTGGTTCTTATTACAGCTTTTTTCTAATAGAAGTTTTCTTCTTTAACATCGGGTTGTTCATACTACATCTTAATGCTTCCTCGCTCACacgcactttgaaacagtaatccacaccttcatcacatctcggctggattactgcTCTTTATCTTGGAGTCAGCCAGTCCTCCCTCGCACCTCCTCGCTCCTGGAGCCTCACAGAGCCTTTTCCGCTGCcggtcctaaactgtggaacgacctcccattgcacatcagacaagccccttcactgcccatttttaaaactcgtcttaaaacccatttttattccctggcttttaacccagcatgagactttttttacattgttcttatgttttatgccttatactttgtgttgttactcatgtacagcactttgtttcagccacggctgttttaaagggctttataaataaagttgagttgagtatcTGGGCAGCCAGCCTCACCAGGAAATGATGAATAATCATTTTTGTCGCAGTGGTCACAACTAAGCTGACTTTTGCTGTGAATTTGCATTGTTTTTTCTTCGCCGGATATAAGATAAaaccagggctgggcgagttaactcgttattatcgcgttaacttgttacttatttaacgccgatcaatattttatcacgcattaatgcaggttttattattgtaaaagtttctGCTGCGgatccattttcattttaaagttggacatcaccgctacaggtgtgaagctcacggagctaaccggcgctacttcctgttttacttgtttcaacataaaagcacgtatttcaaaataaataaaaaaaaaaactcctgtatttacagccaagttgaattgtcttctcagcgtagtagttccagtctaaaatatcacttaaaggcaaaacacacaactgatagcagcaagtcattcaaggaaacagacagtggagcgaggcttctacataaaaactacagaaagatgctgatgttaaaagtgtgtttgcacaacaaatgttatggcactttcattcatatggcagcacatttaaaataaaactaaatgctaaaagctatacactacttttggattcatttttggattctgcgtacaaatgagattaatcgtgattaatcagggaaatcatgtgattaattagattaaacattttaatcgttgcccagccctagttaaaacaTCTGAAACTTCTCCTGAATGAATTCAATAAGCCCGTTACACGAGGACGTACTCTTATTCTTAAAGTGTAGTTAAAGAATGATCCGGTAAGCTTAACAAAAGTTTTATTCACATCACTGGACACTCAGCGGTACCGTCTTCACTTTCCctttcacacgcacacaaaacATCGCACTCATGCACACGTGTTAATGCAGCCGCTCGCACACAGACCGGGTCGACACGTCTCCTGTGGGAGCATGTCAGCAGTATTCAGAGTAGTCCTCCTCAACGTAGTTGGACGGAAAAAGCCCCACCTGCAAACACAGGAGTGGTGCAGTACAGGTAAGACAAAATGTCCCCACAGACATtggtgctttttctttttttgaacgTTTGGAGGTCCTCACCCGGCCGTAAACCTCTCCCTTCCACCAGCCGCTGTGGCCCTTCTTGGAGAGGATCTTGATGGTGTCGCCCTCCTGCAGCGACAGCTCCGAGCGGTCCCTGGCTGAGAAGTCGTATCTGGCTCTCGCTACTCCGAAGCTCTTCATGCTGCCCCCTGTGGGACAGAGCCCGCATTGCAGCGCAGAGAGGCTTGAAAGAATAGTTTGGCATTTTTTGGAAATCACCTTATTCCACTTTGAGGGGAAAATTTGGCGAGAGGAATTGTGTGATTTGTGTTTTTCATGAAGCCACAGCCAGGAGATGctataaaaatatttgaaatatgCAATATTTAGCCATATTTTTTGCACtaagtgcattttatttattttttatatttttttattccgagtgctggcacatagcacttccatacctattttttattttttttaaacatatgtttattgcacattttgttaatttacaAACGGTGAACAACAAAGAACAAGAAGGcacatacaagaaaaaaaagattaaaattattaaaatgaaattaataaataaataactggaaggagaaaaaaataataatataaatgtgTATACTAATTCAGCTCTTCATTCCAGCCATCTACTTCAAGGAAATTACAGAAAACCTTCcagattttccaaaactttTCAAGCTTATTTTTTGTGGTGTAGCTCATCCTTTCTAAAGCCAAGTAAAAAGACATTCCTGTTACTTTCAAAATTTTAGTGCTGTTGACCGGAAGCCAAGTAACGACATTTCGTTGTCAagactcacctgtgttttttgtgcaatgacaataaagaaagTCTAAGTCTAAAATCTCTCCTGGCTTCAGCTGACATGTTAGCTGACGCACATCAGAgtaattattttgatttaacTCCTGTGAGGACTTCAAATAAATGTACTTTGTTACGTGTGTGATGGTTCCTTTGACATCACCTTTAAAGATTAACAGAAGTTGTGGGGATCCGCTGTACCTGGTGCTGTAGTTTGCGTGTTGTGAGAGGAGTTGCTCTGTTCTGGCTGCTTGTAAGGCGTCTGCAGCGTGGTGTCCACATCCTTAAAGTACTCCTTTAGAGAGTTCTGCTGGTAAAACTGAATCATCTCCTGTaaacaggacagaaacaggAGAGAAGTGAGATGCACGCCGTCAGTCTGACATCGCGTTTGGTGTCAGCGTGTTGGCCAgatctacggaagcccagagcggacatggtacgtataaactttttttttgatggttttctcgagataacgagttaatttaccgatggttttcgaggccactttttctccccagtccgcccctgtttataggtttttacccatttttaccccctttcattgaaaactgaataaagtcgcctatgaacacatcacagcagctttaaaatctttactctggcttccagtcagtcacagaatagattttaaaagcctgctgatggtttacaatctgtgatctgttcagagaatataaagccagcagagctcttagatccaaggactcaggtcagctggtccagtccagagtccagactaaacatggagaagcagcatttagctgttatgctgcaaacaagtggaacaaactgccagtggagattaaactttcaccaaatggagacatttttaaatccaggttaaagacatttctgttctcatgtgtctatgcatgaaatctgcacgatatctttgaacttatctggactgttgcttgtgtttaaattcatttaaattattttatttgtttatctttatattcttttatgtatttttaatgcttcttccactccctgctgacgttatgtctcgcgtgaggtagcctcctgttgacggaagagctctgattgagagcaggtgcTGGcgtgattaaattcattctggactctctatccgaccacatgaagacctcgggacacttcggtttggctttagggaccctctactcactaccacgtaagtgttatgttgtttggagctgtagaagaggtataaaaatagcgttttgtagcggcgagaTGATATGCCCTCatgacttccaggctaacgacttttggctaaaaacggtcatatcgaaattctcaaaacacatccgaatgacatgattttgatgtcaactcaacgtatgtactcccaacatcccgtaaattgatctaaagtgcattttactccggattatccctttaaacggcgcgggctgatatgaaagttatctctacgaGACGAACAAACTGCAGTTTCAGCTGTTAGACCTCGACAGAAGTAAAAAACTGATGCGTTGAACTATGTCGGgttctccaaaatctgacattttcagctcgagtccgttcttggaaaggctttaagaacACCGAGAAACTGATCATGAGCGTTCAAGGAAAGAGAGTAATCTCCTGATTTCAAGAAAacgatcagaaaaaagtttatacgcaccacgtccgctctgggcttccgtacagaTGAGGAACTAAGACTTACAATTAAACCTCTGAATGCTTTCTTCTCATTGATGCGGTACAGGCCTTCGGTGGAGGTGATTTTAATGTGTCGAATGTCCATGTTGAATCTGGAGGGATTTCAATAGAAGACATAGAACATCACAGATTAATTTAAACAGATGGGAATGAGAAAAACCTTAATAATCTGTGTGCAAggaaaaaagctttttaaaacTGAACAAAACTAATTCACAAATGACAAAGTAAAGACAAAGAGAGTTCAATCGaatttttaaaaccaaaatctAACAGAAAAGGAGGAAGAACTTCCTGTCATGTTCAGCTTTTTTGGTTTTAAgatgaaaaaaatccaaaataaagtgtttaaaaaaaaaaaagattagacACACTAAAGAGAAAGTTTGCAGTTTACGTTCACACGGAATCCACAGAGACTGAATCATAAACTGAATGCACACTCTCACAAATAAAAACCCAGATTATTTCACTTCTGCAAAGGAGAACTGTTTTTGAATGACAATGATTTAcagacatcacagctttgtcaTAAGAAACGTATTTCCCTGCTTGTGAGAGGAAGTGATTTGTGAGCTCAGAGCCACCGCAGACGTGTTAAAAGTTCACTAAAATGCGTTGAGCAGTTtacttttaaatgaaaataaagccgTAGGAACTCAGTAAATTTCTTAGGTGCTCATCAGAGACATCATGGTGTAACTTTAGAGTAAAAAGCCAAACAGTTTAAGCCAATAAAAAAACGTCACAATAGAAAAACTTTGTAGAAAGTACGATGTTCTTAAGTTAACTTAATTAACTTAATGACCTATAGTTAAGCATagttagaaatagaaaaatactttattcatcccccaatgggggaaattctaattagtcaagtagctaaaaattttttattaatatttaccatgattgtatattaacaacaacaacaataataatatacattctaataaaaatactactactaactaatgataataataaatgactaaataaataataaaaaaaaaaaaaatcaatcaatcaatttgagaagaactcagcggTTAAAAAGCCTTacggctgtgggaacaaaggataTTTTATATAGTTCACTATAGTTGTAGTACACGGCAAGTTTCATGAAAACTACAAACTTCTCCCGCAGTAGTGGTGTGTTTAACGGCCCCTTTTTGAATAAACTATAAGATTTAGCTCATTTTGTCCCAATAAGCACAGAAGTGACATGCTTACATGTATATTACTCGTCCACTGACTTTAGTAAACCTGCTCTACAAATCATACTTGGGGAACTTGCATTTGAGAAAATGAACTTGAAGCAGATTCAGAGGTTAAAACTGGCCATAACATCCAGAATGAATGTACAGAGAAAGACATTTTCTAATGTGAAATGTTTTATACGGATGGAGTGGGCTGCAACAAAGTGTTATTTTCATGATGGAATTAACAGTTTGTGGATTAACTGATTAAACATtgattttaattaaattatgacagagaaaaacaagtttttAAATGAAGAACTGTTACAGTTTTGGCAAATCTTTGCTGCTATTGTTACTCAATGATTATTTCATTGACTTTATCCAAGTGTGAAGCAGATGAGGTGGATTTAGCATGAATTTTATTCACTTTATTGTTTCTTTAAGACAGTTTATTCTGAAAATACTATTGAGAAAACATGCGAGTTCAAAATTATTACAAATTGAAATTTCTTTCTGACCAAATTAAGCTCAGTTACCCGCTGGTTAAATAACTTAGCATAAAGTTTGGCTCTTGAGAAACTGACCTATATTGTTAGAAAGAGTGCTtctgaattttatgatatttggagatatttctggaactgttgagggagggaggatgagataatgaaaatgatttagtttgttgttgggagtgcaagctgtaacctacattttgaatacttttttttattcattattattattatttatatatgtgtttatttacttatttatttttattattttcattatttcatattcattgcacagtaatttgctgACTAATTACTGTGGTTTATTCTatcttttttaataatttaattgTTATTGTCTTTACTGccatatgttttggatgtttaaattgttgttatattaacatgaaaaaccaataaatatatgtttaaaagaaattaaataaagcTCAGTTCACCCAATCACTGCAGGCGGCCATGTTCAATcagcagaggaaagaaaaataaaacgaAGAAGTCTCACTTGATGCTGACTGCAAACTCTCCACCATCTTTCTGCCGAACCAGGAAGGTTCCATCAGACCGGGAAATCAACAGGTTTTTGGCGGCGGTGCGGTCCATGTTTCCAGCAAACCTTGAGTCAAAGTGAGAGCCACAATATTATTCTTCTATTCATGTTTTGAAAGACGAAATCCCACAAGTaaggctgggcaatgattaaaaatgtttaatctaattaatcacatgatttccctgattaatcacgattaatcacatttgtacgcagaatccaaaaatgaatccaaaagtagtgtatagcctttagcatttagctttattttaaatgtgctgccatatgaatgaaagtgccataacatttgttgtgcaaacacacttttaacatcagcatctttctgtagtttttatgtagaagcctcgctccactgtctgtttccttgaatgacttgctgctatcagttgtgtgttttgcctttaagtgatattttagactggaactactacgctgagaagacaattcaacttggcagtgtttacagatgactttggttctgtcgactccgccgtctggaagaacttgcacgataaaatatttatcagcgttaaataattagcgagttaacgcgatacttatttatttatttttttttggcatttcttagtgtagagagacaggaagcagggggcagagagagggggaacgacatgcagcaaagggccgtccgatgtgggtttcgaaccggggccagctgcagcatttagcgtttagttttattttaaatgtgctcttgtgcatggggcgcctgctgtacccactacgccacagaccgccccgagttaatgcgataataacgagttaactcgcccagccctacctaCAAGGTTTCATATTCTTTTAATAaaagaaatatgaaaaaaaaaaagaaaagaaatggcaTTCATCAGTAAGATTTCGTCCTTGGTCATGAAAGCGCACCCAGCGGTTTTGTCTCTACAACATCACTCGATCAGTTCAGGTCAGCATCAAACTTCAGATAAACAACACCGTGTTTTTTCACTGTGCAGTTTCCTATTACTTCATTTCCTGACTTTAACACAATCTTTACACCTTTTCAGCTTTCAGTATTATTCTCTGTGGTACTCCTATTTCACCATTCATGGGCAgcacataaaaacaattaataaaCGTCTTGAAACGGTTTAAAATGCAGCTTTATGCATGGAGACATCGagcagtgcttttttttttaagtacagtATTTGACATTATCAAGTTTGtgcatgtttgtttttgacTTTAATTTAACTTTAATTACTTTAGACATTATCAGAGCAGAATCACTGTACAGCATGTGACTCATAAATAAGGATTATTTATGAAACAGTGGAAATGGTGCAAGATGCTATATTCCATTAGTCCCACAGTTTGACCGTAGCTACTTTAAAAACTCCAGCACTTTCTTAGTATCTGCTTCTGTTTTTCTGGCTATGATTAGCTTGATTTCTGTCAGCTCTGCGTTGTTTCCCAGTGAATTCTGCTTGTTGAGCTAGTGATTCAACCCAGTTCCTGTTCATACTCACCAGTTGAAGCTAGACAGGTCTGGGGTCGGCCTCTGCAAAGGGGTTAGATCACATAGATGTCATATGGTGGTTATGGTGGTCACGAttactcatttcataatactgCTAATGCTCGTTTCAGTCTTGCAAATGGAAGCCGGCAGGTTCGAGCTGACAAATATGAGaaataaacctaaaaaaaaacaaacgctTAAGGTGCTGTTTCATAGCTAACGTTCATATCATAGCGGATCGTACTCACAGAAATGTAGGGCTGGACTTTTTGGCAGGGGAACCATCCCATTTGACCTTCAGTCAGATTTCTTCCCTGAGTGACACACAACACCACACAGGTTGGACCAGGCACACATCACAgcattaaaagaataaatcataaagcaaaataaCCATCAGTCGGTTACttatatatcaaatcaaattaaatcaaatttatttgtagcacatttcatgtacagaacaattcaaagtactttacataaaataaaagcataaatacataaaagaatataaagagaaacaattaaaatcattttaatgaatttaaacacaagcaacagtccagataagttcaaatatatcgtgcagatttcatgcatagacacatgagaacagaaatgtttttaacctggatttaaaaatgtctccatttggtgaaagtttaatctccactggcagtttgttccacttgattgcagcataacagctaaatgctgcttctccatgtttagtctggactctggactggaccagctgacctgagtccttggatctaagagctctgctggctttatattctctgaacagatcacagatgtaaaccatcagcaggcttttaaaatctattctgtgactgactggaagccagagtaaagattttaaagctgctgtgatgtgttcagtccgggttaaaactccagcagcagcgttctggatgagctgcagatgtttaatgctctttttgggaagtccagttaaaagaggaaacctttaattctgttgatgtatACAAACTCTGCAGTGAAACTAATTAAGTGAGGTGATTTTGCAAAGCTTAAAACAACTATGTGACATCAAAAGATGATTTATGGGTCATAAGCAAATGAGAGGTTGTTAAAATTCTGTAACGGTTTTAGAAATACCAAGAAGATAGAGATTAAAAACCAGATAAAGTAATCTTAATCATTTTGGCCTTGTGTGATTAAAAACTtgacattttaaatatatatatatatgtgaagCTGTCTGTACTTTACTTATCTTGAATTCCAGTCCCATTGAATATCAGTTTGCAGAGAGAGACGTAAATAAGATTTATTCTCATTTTAGTTTACAAAAGAAGAGTTAAATGTCTTGCAGCTTGTAGTTGGTGGCTGGTTATaacaataattattattaatatcaaTAAATGTGGGACACAGTTCAGTGTTTACTTCTGCTATTTTTTGTGAATGAAACTTTATGAAAACAGTGCTGTCAGTGAAATACTGATTATCTTCTAATACTCATTTAGAGCGACTCAAATGGCATTTACACGGTTCTCTGACCCTTCACTCATAACTTGGTTGAAGCGCCTCGGGCAGACTCAAAGTGTTTTTGGGAAGGATCCAACGCATTTGGCACAACTTTCCTCTGGAAATGTTCCTCATCTGTCAAGATAAAACCATTTAATGTAAACCTTTGCCCCACCCTGAGCATTCTGGAGAAGGTTCTCAGCTATTCCTCCCTCCATCCTCCCTCATCTGAGTTTCAGAAAAACCTCCCCACAGCATGACGCTGTGTACCATCCCCATGCAGACGGCAGGGATGGTATCAGAGAGGTTATACTCAGCGCCAGCTTTCCTTCACATGCGCTCTCTGCAGTGGTTGCCAGACTGTTTAACCAGATTAAAGCATTCAGCTGGTCATGGTCAGAGTAAATCAGACGCCTTTTGGAAATGGAATGGCTTCTGTCTGACCACTCTACTAAAAAGGCCTGATGTGTTGAAGAATGGTTGATCCTCTGTAAGATTCTCCAATCTCCTCAAAGGAACTCTGACTGATTGGTTCAAAACTTCTTCCATTTGAGAATGATTAAGATCATCATGCTTTTGGGCTCTGTTACAGCCACCTTATTTTTTGGTTTGAGTGTGGACAGCTCTCTGTctcgggctgtgttcgaaaccgcatacttctcctacttctcctactaactttaactgagtaagtgagaagttcccggatgcatactagattctctgaaatgttgggtatgcatcatgaggttactactcatactcaaactacccaagatgcaacgtaacgtgacgtcgccgatcgtcatttcctgtcaaaacggcagtttcaggTTTTATGTACATTGGAAACCATTGCTTGCTTATTTAGATAGGTTGCCGGCTCAGGAGGTAGCGGGATGAAGCCCCACTCTGTGTTTATATAGGAGATCTTCCCCTCATGGCAGCAGTGACAGTTGGTTTGTCCCGGTGATGGGGGAGTAAGCAGCCAATAATACTCACGTTGTATATGTAAAGATCAGTATTAGCACGTTGTACCATTTATTTAGtcgtttgtatttgtttacgtaattattattagtattatttctatgtatttttattattattattattattattattattactacgtattgttattattattatagtatttGTCTacctccttttttattttttatttattttaattatcctTAGCGCtcttaattgttgttgtttttgtctttatttagctATTTACTTATCTGTGAAATCTTACAACATGTAAAAGAcctaggggaggggagggtgggTTGTACACAAGTTCTTATGTTgtttgggaaaagaaaaaaagaaaattactaGTATTCCTTGTATACACTTCATATGTTTGTCTTgcatttgataaataaataaaaacaaaacaaaacaaaacaaaaaaacccccggcagtttcaagctagctacaacgatggtaggttcacttcctgttttcaaaacaaaagcaccaattgtatggtaacggctttccctatgataaaaggcaacgggtattttattttgtgaaaataaccggaagtgcgttgctcactgcggctagctttagtagcgccgaattcgggGGAACAAAATTGTACATCGCCGGTATTTTAGTATTACGGTagtattacatactgcatactgcatactacataattccatactgcatactcatcgatcagacagtatgcagagcgtttacccacaatgcatttcgctcctgcccgagccgaaatcagccggcctgaagctgatttctcttaagctctaaactctgtaaactttagcaacatttgaaacattttcaggccagaaagtagtcgtttagatccccaacgtgttgaaaatctgacaaaataccggctgtttacaattttgttcccacgaattcagcgctactaaagctagc is a genomic window of Odontesthes bonariensis isolate fOdoBon6 chromosome 4, fOdoBon6.hap1, whole genome shotgun sequence containing:
- the ubl5 gene encoding ubiquitin-like protein 5, giving the protein MIEVVCNDRLGKKVRVKCNSEDTIGDLKKLIAAQTGTRHDKIVLKKWYTIFKDHVSLGDYEIHDGMNLELYYQ